From one Anopheles bellator chromosome 1, idAnoBellAS_SP24_06.2, whole genome shotgun sequence genomic stretch:
- the LOC131205374 gene encoding histidine-rich glycoprotein-like, with protein sequence MHSRLMARADDTGGLEGFGSDGGHHQQQQQEHQHGHATTQGLRHFESTHEDYHSWQPLDGHFGHFDHGAELAKLTSHGHQEFVHHGHGHEAGFGGHEVGDFGGHGGAFGGGHHEEHHGQEFGGGQHELGGHQSFTHGEGHHELGHEFGGHEDLTHGHYSFGSGFHHDHKEHHHHPIKEVHLEATEVHEDDDGHKKKEEKHKQKIKYVTVTERVPVPYKVTVEKKILVPVKVPFTVHTEKVVPVYVEKKFPVVVEKHEIVHVDKPYEVKVPHKVEVHKKEIIKVEKPVPVKIEKPVPYKVEKPYIVHKHVPVKVWVNVKKEHHDH encoded by the exons ATGCACTCTCGGCTGATGGCGAGGGCTGACGACACCGGAGGTCTGGAGGGATTCGGTTCGGACGGGggtcatcatcagcagcagcagcaggaacaccAGCACGGACACGCCACGACACAGGGTCTACGGCACTTCGAGTCCACGCACGAGGACTACCACAGCTGGCAACCGCTGGACGGTCACTTTGGACACTTTGATCACGGTGCGGAGCTTGCCAAGCTCACCAGCCACGGACACCAGGAGTTCGTCCACCACGGACATGGACACGAAGCAGGATTCGGAGGCCATGAGGTTGGAGACTTCGGAGGTCACGGTGGTGCGTTCGGCGGAGGACATCACGAGGAGCACCACGGACAGGAGTTTGGCGGTGGACAGCATGAGCTGGGAGGGCATCAAAGCTTCACCCACGGAGAAGGTCACCACGAGCTGGGACACGAGTTCGGAGGGCACGAGGATCTGACTCACGGACACTacagtttcggttcgggattcCACCACG ACCACAAGgaacatcaccaccacccgatcAAGGAGGTGCACCTGGAGGCGACGGAAGTgcacgaggacgacgatggccacaaaAAGAAGGAGGAGAAGcacaaacagaaaatcaagTACGTCACCGTGACGGAacgagttccggttccgtaCAAGGTGACGGTCGAGAAGAAGATCCTGGTGCCGGTCAAGGTTCCGTTCACCGTGCACACCGAGAAGGTGGTGCCGGTGTACGTGGAGAAGAAGTTTCCGGTGGTCGTGGAGAAGCACGAGATCGTGCACGTCGACAAGCCGTACGAGGTAAAGGTGCCGCATAAGGTCGAGGTACACAAGAAGGAAATCATCAAGGTCGAGAAGCCAGTTccggtgaaaattgaaaagcccGTCCCGTACAAGGTGGAAAAGCCCTACATCGTGCACAAACACGTGCCCGTGAAGGTTTGGGTAAACGTCAAGAAGGAGCATCATGATCATTAA